In Thermodesulfobacteriota bacterium, the sequence ACACTAACCTCATCGAGGTACTCAGTGGGAAAGGAAAACTCCATTCATCAAGGGTTCTTTCAGTATGTAGGAACACGCCGTGGCGTGTTCCTACCGTGGATTCCCGTTCCATCCAAGAAAAGAGGGTTGCATCTCCTTTTCTCCTTTTAGAAAGGGAATGGGTTGCGGTACCCTAGTTAGAGTTTTTGCTATTCTTGCAATTATAGGAATAACCATACTTTCAATTCAAGATAGTTTAAAAGATGAAACCGATAAACGACAAGCCGAAAATAAAGCCCACAGAGAAAAAGCAGTGTCAAGGAAAGAAGAGAAAAGTAGACCACCTGTTATACTCAGACCAAAAGATTTAGGAGGTTTTGCACAAAAAGTCGGTATTTTGACCCAAACATATTTTGACCCAAAAGTCCTGACTACTCAGTTTTCTTTTTCTTTGCCGAACCATGACCTCTATGTTTACTCAAAGGCTCTTTGCAATGATGAATAACCTCACCAGTCTCCTTGTCCGTAATTAATTCCTCATACTCATCCTTCTCATAGTCTAAGGTCATTTTCCGGTCTGACCATTTTCCAGTTTTATGGGTAAGATCATCGCCAGATTTGAATTCCATTAACGGTTTTTTCGACTTATCTTTGTTGCGAACTGTGCCTTTGATTTTGGTGTGCGCCTCCATCTCAACGACAAGATTTGTTTCACCATAAGAACGTGACTTTGAACTACAAGTTGGACATGGTTTGCGCTCATCTATCGGAGTGTTATCAGGCTCGTTCAATATTGCACCACATACTCCGCATTTTCCCATCTTTAAAAAGCCTCCCAAAGATTAACTTTAAATCCCTACAATAAGATACTTGTCTTTCCCAGTAACGGGATGAGCAACTATTTTTTCCTTCGATTGTAGGGAGACTGATTTGTGGGTTTTAGAGAGATATCTTCGTCTTATGCCTTCCTTCTCACGGCATCTTCGGTTCGCCCAAGCTCAAGTCCGATAACCCTAGTGGGCGTGTTTTCCTTGGCGAATCTTTTTAACTGGTTGATGTCATCTTTTGTCCACGGCTTACCGCTGTTTCGGGTTGATTTAGACATTGCTTTTTACCCCCTATAATTGTTCCTTTTGAATGAATATTCCCTTGTCTACCTTTGCGAAGAAGTCCTTGTAAAATTGCTCGTCTTCCACTTGTTGGACATAGATCACGTCGCCCCTATTATCATGTGCTTTAGCCACAAAGTTGGCTCTTACCCGTGTTTGTTTCCCGAATTCGCTTACATTAATAGTAGACTCAATTATCATATTCTTTTTCCATCTTGCATTAACACCTAAAAATAGAATAGCCAAGAACTTTTCGCCACCACTTTCTATGTCGGCCTCCTTGACAGCATTTATGATTCCAAGCTCAACCTCGGCATCCCTAATAATATAACCGTCATCCTGAAGCACATTGGCTACTGCCTTCAAGACCATTTTTATATCGGTTGTATCATAAGCCCTGGTTTGAAATTCCCTTATCTGAAGTTGAGTTTTTGTAGTATCAACTTTGGGTGCTCCCATACAAGAAAGGAGAAAACCCAGGGATAACAAAAACAACACATTATAACTTGTCATAGCATCCTTCCCCCTCATTGAGTTTTCTTTAAAAACTAAAACTTACTTGCGTGATAAGAAAATGTATCAACTAGATTGTTCTCATCGAACTTAATCACTACGGTTAAGGTTCTTTCGGTTCTACTTGCAGCACCCGCCTGTCTAGAATAACCTCCAAAAAGGTTAATGATTAAACCCGTACCGCCCGCATCTTGTGAGTATGAAACTTCGGATGCGATTTTATCGTATATCCAAGTTTCTTTGCCATAACTATCTCTTGTTACTATATTGGGGGAGCCTAACGCAGTAGCAACGTCGGCTTGAGACATGCCCTTACGAATTTCTCTTTGAACTATCCCAACCGTGGTCTCACGTTCTTGAGTCGAGGGCAAGCTCTGTTGATGCTGGGCCGCACTCATGCAACTATAGGCTAATAACGTAATAGAAATCAGTAAACTAATACCATGCAATTTATTCATGCCTCCAGA encodes:
- a CDS encoding zinc ribbon domain-containing protein, with amino-acid sequence MGKCGVCGAILNEPDNTPIDERKPCPTCSSKSRSYGETNLVVEMEAHTKIKGTVRNKDKSKKPLMEFKSGDDLTHKTGKWSDRKMTLDYEKDEYEELITDKETGEVIHHCKEPLSKHRGHGSAKKKKTE
- the bamE gene encoding outer membrane protein assembly factor BamE; this translates as MNKLHGISLLISITLLAYSCMSAAQHQQSLPSTQERETTVGIVQREIRKGMSQADVATALGSPNIVTRDSYGKETWIYDKIASEVSYSQDAGGTGLIINLFGGYSRQAGAASRTERTLTVVIKFDENNLVDTFSYHASKF